The Oxalobacteraceae bacterium OTU3CINTB1 genome includes a window with the following:
- a CDS encoding type II secretion system F family protein, whose amino-acid sequence MATSGNAGNQVKEMIFAWEGKDKTGKTVRGEMRAGGEAVVNVTLRRQGIMVTKVKKKAYRSGKRITDKDISLFTRQLATMMKAGVPLLQSFDIVGKGHANPSVSKLVMDLRADIETGTSLNQAFRKFPLYFDPLFCNLVGAGEQAGILEDLLTRLAIYKEKTLAMKAKIKSALMYPVSILAVAFVVTAVIMIWVVPAFKEVFASFGANLPAPTLFVMALSEFFVTWWHVIFFTIGMGLYLFFRAWQRSLQMQRFMDKLLLKLPVFGEVIRKATIARWTRTLATMFAAGVPLVESLDSVGGAAGNAVYLDATRKIQNEVSTGTSLTVAMQNVEVFPNMVTQMVAIGEESGSLDAMLGKVADFYEEEVDEAVASLSSLMEPAIMVILGVLIGGLVVAMYLPIFKLGSVV is encoded by the coding sequence ATGGCGACTTCGGGCAACGCGGGCAACCAGGTCAAGGAAATGATCTTCGCCTGGGAAGGCAAGGACAAGACCGGCAAGACCGTGCGCGGGGAGATGCGCGCCGGCGGCGAAGCGGTGGTCAACGTCACCTTGCGCCGGCAAGGCATCATGGTCACCAAGGTCAAGAAGAAGGCCTACCGCAGCGGCAAGCGCATCACCGACAAGGATATCTCGCTGTTCACGCGCCAGCTGGCGACGATGATGAAGGCCGGCGTGCCGCTGCTGCAATCGTTCGACATCGTCGGCAAGGGCCACGCCAACCCGTCCGTCTCCAAGCTGGTGATGGACCTGCGCGCCGACATCGAAACCGGCACCAGCCTGAACCAGGCTTTCCGCAAATTCCCGCTGTACTTCGACCCGCTGTTCTGCAACCTGGTCGGCGCCGGCGAACAGGCCGGCATTCTGGAGGACCTGCTGACGCGGCTGGCGATCTACAAGGAAAAAACGCTGGCCATGAAGGCCAAGATCAAGTCGGCGCTGATGTATCCGGTGTCCATCCTCGCGGTCGCGTTCGTCGTCACGGCGGTGATCATGATCTGGGTGGTGCCGGCGTTCAAGGAGGTGTTCGCCAGCTTCGGCGCCAACCTGCCGGCGCCGACCTTGTTCGTCATGGCGCTGTCGGAGTTCTTCGTGACGTGGTGGCACGTGATCTTCTTCACCATCGGCATGGGGCTGTATCTGTTCTTCCGCGCGTGGCAGCGCTCCTTGCAAATGCAGCGCTTCATGGACAAGCTGCTGCTCAAGCTGCCGGTGTTCGGCGAGGTCATTCGCAAAGCCACGATCGCCCGCTGGACCCGCACCTTGGCGACGATGTTCGCCGCCGGCGTGCCGCTGGTCGAATCGCTCGACTCGGTCGGCGGCGCCGCCGGCAACGCGGTGTACCTGGACGCCACGCGCAAGATCCAGAACGAAGTCAGCACCGGCACCAGCCTGACGGTGGCGATGCAGAACGTCGAGGTGTTTCCCAACATGGTCACGCAGATGGTCGCCATCGGCGAGGAATCGGGCTCGCTCGACGCCATGCTGGGCAAGGTCGCCGATTTCTATGAAGAGGAAGTGGACGAGGCGGTGGCGTCGCTGTCGAGTCTGATGGAGCCGGCGATCATGGTGATCCTGGGCGTGCTGATCGGCGGGCTGGTGGTGGCGATGTATTTACCGATATTCAAGTTGGGGTCGGTGGTTTAA
- a CDS encoding prolyl oligopeptidase family serine peptidase, which translates to MSPFRRMLALILCAVLPQVAIAADAAPIPLATFFKKSATTGATLSPNGRFVALRKLSPSGRTMLAVVDVAEPSPRAIVNFRNADVDSFAWLNDERLTYTLINVDHDGEAGKPGMHAINRDGKHRTFLSPTIVRKRSFSESDIVDHSYQSDTYVHGFPPADGESMLVLANYPTGEQKLARLNTGNASVFPLTAPSGTYGWLLDTRGALRIAVAKRNKRVVTFYIDKDNWREIDNRDEDAESSFDPLLYVDDQLFVSARNGNDEKSVHRYDLAKNAIDPKPLINAPGFDTDGTFILGDKKMLGFRFTAESETTVWFDDRMKAIQKEIDQLLPGMVNRISRGRASETPYVLIDNYSDVENHAYVLYNTETKQQILLGETTPDIPADRMAHTSMVRYKARDGMPIPAFLTLPNGAAQKKLPTVVLVGPRPDRRGGGWEWNAEVQFLASRGYAVLQPQPRGVAGFGRAHLRAGINQAGRAAQDDIADAVKGAVAAGHADPARVCIAGTGYGGYAAMMGLLRDADTFACGISWSGLTTYQNNPDDGKLKNIKRPLLLAYGTDDEAVDYKQALAFYQTLKGGNPQAEWLEYTSTVDDWKTQKNRIDLWRHIESFLARQIGAK; encoded by the coding sequence ATGAGCCCCTTTCGACGCATGCTGGCGCTGATCCTCTGCGCCGTCCTACCGCAGGTGGCGATCGCGGCCGACGCCGCCCCCATCCCGCTTGCCACGTTCTTTAAAAAATCGGCCACCACGGGCGCCACGCTATCGCCCAACGGCCGCTTTGTCGCCCTGCGCAAGCTATCGCCGAGTGGCCGCACGATGCTGGCGGTGGTCGATGTCGCCGAGCCCTCGCCGCGCGCGATCGTTAACTTCCGCAACGCCGATGTCGATTCCTTCGCCTGGCTCAACGACGAACGCCTGACCTACACCCTGATCAACGTGGATCACGACGGCGAGGCCGGCAAGCCGGGCATGCACGCGATCAACCGCGACGGCAAACACCGTACCTTCCTGTCGCCGACGATAGTGCGCAAGCGCTCGTTCTCGGAAAGCGACATCGTCGATCACAGCTACCAGTCGGACACCTACGTCCATGGATTCCCTCCCGCCGATGGGGAATCCATGTTGGTCCTCGCTAACTACCCCACCGGCGAGCAAAAATTGGCGCGCCTCAACACCGGCAACGCCAGCGTCTTCCCGCTGACGGCGCCGAGTGGCACTTACGGCTGGTTGCTCGATACGCGAGGCGCGCTCCGCATTGCCGTCGCCAAGCGCAATAAACGCGTCGTCACCTTCTATATCGACAAGGACAACTGGCGCGAGATCGACAACCGCGACGAGGACGCCGAATCCAGCTTCGATCCACTGCTGTACGTGGACGATCAGCTATTTGTCAGCGCGCGCAACGGCAATGATGAAAAGAGCGTCCATCGCTACGACTTGGCCAAGAATGCCATCGATCCCAAGCCACTCATCAATGCTCCCGGCTTCGACACCGACGGCACCTTCATCCTCGGCGACAAGAAAATGCTGGGCTTTCGCTTCACCGCCGAGTCCGAGACCACCGTGTGGTTTGACGACCGGATGAAGGCAATTCAGAAAGAGATCGACCAACTGCTGCCCGGGATGGTCAACCGGATCTCGCGCGGCCGCGCCAGCGAGACGCCTTATGTGTTGATCGACAATTATTCAGACGTCGAGAACCACGCTTACGTCCTCTACAACACCGAAACCAAGCAACAGATTCTGCTGGGCGAAACCACACCGGATATCCCCGCCGACCGAATGGCCCACACCTCGATGGTACGCTACAAGGCACGCGACGGCATGCCGATCCCGGCGTTTCTGACCCTGCCGAACGGCGCCGCCCAAAAGAAGCTGCCGACGGTGGTGCTGGTCGGCCCGAGGCCGGACCGGCGCGGCGGCGGCTGGGAATGGAACGCCGAGGTGCAATTCCTCGCGTCGCGCGGTTACGCGGTGCTGCAGCCCCAGCCGCGCGGCGTCGCCGGCTTTGGCCGCGCGCATTTGCGGGCGGGCATTAACCAGGCCGGCCGCGCGGCGCAGGACGACATCGCTGATGCTGTCAAAGGAGCCGTGGCTGCCGGCCACGCCGATCCGGCGCGGGTGTGCATCGCCGGCACCGGCTACGGTGGCTATGCAGCCATGATGGGCCTGCTCAGGGACGCGGACACCTTCGCTTGCGGGATCAGCTGGTCGGGCCTGACGACATACCAGAACAATCCGGACGACGGTAAACTGAAGAATATCAAGCGGCCATTGCTGCTGGCATACGGTACCGACGACGAAGCGGTGGACTACAAACAGGCACTGGCGTTCTATCAAACGCTCAAGGGCGGCAATCCGCAAGCTGAATGGCTGGAATACACCTCGACCGTCGACGATTGGAAGACGCAGAAGAATCGCATCGACCTTTGGCGGCACATCGAAAGCTTCCTGGCCCGGCAGATCGGCGCCAAATAG
- a CDS encoding ATP-binding protein translates to MLLFLQTPLFVMLGLILECLLLGVLFRICLRNFGRRYESRLKQLEERERAAFALHDTLLQNMQGVLLRVQSVGQRLPDGSAERDTIEAILDQADEVLADGRHQVLTLRTPLIYGDNVSQAFAQVGHSLRDSFKTPFRMIVTGRALPLDGEFGEEIFRIGREALFNAFQHAQAGHIELELAYGCEYFSLFVRDDGKGIDAAPVPDAGYRGLAGMRSRAERMGGGVEVLSLPERGTEVILKVPGKVCYVPHGARGGRWRQRLAAWLGRTESRG, encoded by the coding sequence TTGCTGTTGTTCCTACAGACACCTTTATTTGTGATGCTTGGACTGATCCTTGAATGCTTGCTGCTGGGCGTTTTATTCCGGATTTGCCTGCGCAACTTCGGGCGCCGCTACGAGTCCCGCCTCAAGCAACTGGAGGAGCGCGAGCGTGCAGCCTTCGCTCTGCACGACACGCTGCTGCAAAACATGCAAGGCGTCCTGCTGCGAGTGCAGAGCGTCGGCCAGCGGCTACCCGATGGCAGCGCCGAGCGCGACACCATTGAAGCGATACTCGACCAGGCCGACGAAGTGCTGGCCGACGGCCGCCATCAGGTATTGACCCTGCGCACGCCGCTGATCTACGGGGACAATGTGAGCCAGGCGTTCGCGCAGGTCGGGCATTCGCTGCGGGATAGTTTCAAGACGCCCTTTCGGATGATCGTCACCGGCCGGGCGCTGCCGCTCGATGGCGAATTCGGCGAGGAGATTTTCCGGATCGGGCGCGAGGCGCTGTTCAATGCGTTTCAACACGCGCAGGCAGGTCACATCGAGCTGGAGCTGGCGTATGGCTGCGAGTACTTTTCGCTGTTCGTGCGCGATGACGGCAAGGGCATCGATGCGGCGCCGGTGCCTGACGCGGGCTATCGCGGCCTGGCTGGCATGCGCAGTCGGGCCGAGCGCATGGGCGGGGGCGTTGAGGTGTTGAGCTTGCCCGAGCGCGGGACGGAAGTGATTCTCAAGGTGCCGGGCAAAGTTTGCTACGTGCCGCATGGCGCGCGCGGAGGGCGCTGGCGGCAAAGGCTGGCGGCCTGGCTGGGCCGCACCGAGTCGCGTGGGTGA
- a CDS encoding A24 family peptidase: protein MPQSPLLFAPAADLAISLIAGLFGLLIGSFLNVVIHRLPRMMQNESDNYCAVEAGKPEVHTERYNLMVPRSACPHCHHQITALENIPVVSYLVLRGKCSNCKAPISPRYPAIELLTGVLSALVVWKLGTGWQGLGGLCFLYFLVALTFIDADTQLLPDDLTYPLIWAGLLININGTYVSLHDAVVGAAAGYLALWTIYWVYKLVRHREGMGYGDFKLLAALGAWMGWATLPAIVLMASLVGAVTGIVLMVANRRGFDYQIPFGPYLAAAGLITFLYREPLTAFTRVVYPYY, encoded by the coding sequence ATGCCGCAATCGCCGCTGCTGTTCGCCCCCGCCGCCGACCTGGCCATCAGCCTGATCGCAGGCCTGTTCGGCCTGCTGATCGGCAGCTTCCTCAACGTCGTCATCCACCGCCTGCCGAGGATGATGCAGAACGAGTCGGACAACTATTGCGCCGTCGAAGCCGGCAAGCCGGAAGTCCACACCGAACGCTACAACCTGATGGTGCCGCGCTCGGCCTGCCCGCATTGCCACCACCAGATCACCGCGCTGGAAAACATCCCGGTCGTCAGCTATCTGGTCCTGCGTGGCAAATGCAGCAACTGCAAGGCGCCGATCTCGCCGCGCTACCCGGCCATCGAGCTGCTGACCGGCGTACTGTCGGCGCTGGTGGTGTGGAAGCTCGGCACCGGCTGGCAGGGCCTCGGCGGCCTGTGCTTCCTGTATTTCCTGGTCGCGCTGACCTTCATCGACGCCGACACCCAGCTGCTGCCGGACGACCTGACTTATCCGCTGATCTGGGCCGGCCTGCTGATCAACATCAACGGCACCTACGTGTCGCTGCACGATGCGGTGGTCGGCGCGGCGGCCGGCTATCTGGCGCTGTGGACGATTTATTGGGTGTATAAACTGGTGCGTCACCGCGAAGGCATGGGCTACGGCGACTTCAAGCTGCTGGCCGCGCTGGGCGCGTGGATGGGCTGGGCGACCTTGCCCGCCATCGTGCTGATGGCCTCGCTGGTCGGCGCTGTGACCGGCATCGTGCTGATGGTGGCGAACCGGCGCGGCTTCGACTATCAGATTCCGTTCGGCCCGTATCTGGCGGCCGCGGGCCTGATCACCTTCCTGTACCGGGAACCGCTGACCGCCTTCACCCGCGTCGTCTATCCTTACTATTAA
- the coaE gene encoding dephospho-CoA kinase (Dephospho-CoA kinase (CoaE) performs the final step in coenzyme A biosynthesis.) has product MSAPFSIGLTGGIGSGKTTVANMFAERGASIVDTDLIAHSLTAPGGPAMPAIVAEFGPEFADATGALDRARMRQLVFADAGAKARLEAILHPRIRDGALAAGAAATGSYVIYAVPLLVESGTWRSRVARVLVIDCREEVQIARVMARNNLPEPQVLAIMAAQASRAQRLAAADDIIENNDGIAALGPQIDRLHALYMKIR; this is encoded by the coding sequence ATGAGCGCCCCTTTCTCCATCGGCCTGACCGGCGGCATCGGCAGCGGCAAGACCACGGTGGCCAATATGTTCGCCGAGCGCGGCGCCAGCATCGTCGACACCGACCTCATCGCCCACAGCCTGACGGCGCCCGGCGGCCCGGCCATGCCCGCCATCGTCGCCGAATTCGGCCCGGAGTTCGCCGACGCGACCGGCGCGCTCGACCGCGCCCGCATGCGCCAGCTGGTGTTTGCCGACGCCGGCGCCAAGGCGCGCCTGGAAGCCATCCTCCATCCCCGCATCCGCGACGGCGCGCTGGCGGCCGGCGCGGCCGCGACCGGCAGCTACGTCATCTACGCGGTGCCGCTGCTGGTCGAGTCCGGTACGTGGCGGTCCCGCGTGGCGCGCGTGCTGGTGATCGACTGCCGCGAGGAAGTGCAAATTGCTCGCGTAATGGCGCGTAACAATTTGCCGGAACCGCAGGTACTGGCCATCATGGCGGCCCAGGCGAGCCGCGCGCAACGGTTGGCCGCCGCCGACGACATTATCGAGAACAACGACGGAATCGCCGCTTTGGGGCCACAAATCGACCGTTTACACGCTCTCTACATGAAAATTCGCTAG
- the zapD gene encoding cell division protein ZapD codes for MIVYEYPFNERIRTLLRLEDLYEKFKFFVHQEHPMQHHVALSTIFDMLEVAGRADLKSDLLQELERQRQSLLGYRMNPNVQTETLDAILAELDGVSSALVAAQGKTGQNVRDNEWLMSIRGRTIIPGGACEFDLPSYYAWQKRPAEQRFNDIATWFAPLAPLFDALALVLRLLRDSGGPVKMIAVAGSYQQMLQGKVYQMLRLTLDESMGAIPEISANKYMLWVRFTTQGGDLKPKALEDDVPFELTLCNF; via the coding sequence TTGATTGTCTACGAATATCCTTTCAACGAGCGCATCCGCACGTTGTTGCGATTAGAGGATCTGTACGAGAAATTCAAATTCTTTGTGCATCAGGAACATCCGATGCAGCATCACGTCGCGCTGTCGACGATCTTCGATATGCTGGAAGTGGCCGGCCGCGCCGACCTGAAATCCGACCTGCTGCAAGAGCTGGAACGCCAGCGTCAAAGCCTGCTGGGCTACCGCATGAATCCGAATGTCCAGACCGAAACCCTGGACGCCATCCTTGCCGAGCTCGACGGTGTGAGCAGCGCGCTGGTCGCGGCCCAGGGCAAGACCGGTCAGAACGTGCGCGACAACGAGTGGCTGATGAGCATCCGTGGCCGCACCATCATTCCCGGCGGCGCCTGCGAATTCGATCTGCCGTCGTATTACGCCTGGCAAAAGCGCCCGGCCGAGCAGCGCTTCAACGACATCGCCACCTGGTTCGCGCCGCTGGCGCCGTTGTTCGATGCGCTGGCGCTGGTGCTGCGCCTGCTGCGCGACTCCGGCGGCCCGGTCAAGATGATCGCCGTCGCCGGCAGTTATCAGCAAATGTTGCAGGGCAAGGTCTATCAGATGCTGCGTTTGACGCTGGACGAATCGATGGGCGCGATCCCCGAGATCTCGGCCAACAAGTACATGCTGTGGGTGCGCTTTACCACCCAGGGCGGCGACCTGAAACCCAAGGCGCTGGAAGATGATGTACCATTCGAGCTCACACTCTGTAACTTCTGA
- the yacG gene encoding DNA gyrase inhibitor YacG has translation MATVVDCPTCSAKVEWKEENKYRPFCSERCKQIDLGAWAEEKYAIPAAPPKDPLEEE, from the coding sequence ATGGCCACCGTAGTTGACTGCCCTACCTGCTCCGCCAAAGTGGAGTGGAAGGAAGAGAATAAGTATCGCCCGTTCTGTTCGGAACGCTGCAAACAGATCGATCTCGGCGCCTGGGCCGAGGAAAAGTACGCCATCCCCGCCGCGCCGCCCAAAGATCCGTTGGAAGAAGAATAG
- a CDS encoding anti-sigma factor: protein MNESLEELQQLAGEYVLGTLPLAARLQVERRMQDEPLLRAEVDAWERRLLPLTALAEPVEPSPKLWPRIVGNLRPQAVTDAGGWRRWWDDLRLWRSLAGLAMVATFVLASIVLVRPDPAQPAYMVVLVSPQERNAGYVVQASLNNQLTLTPLEGTPVPSQKSLQFWTKGKNWGKPESLGLVTPNQPLKVALGKLPQVEAGQLFEITLEPEAGSPTGRPTGPILYIGRAVKVKSTAM, encoded by the coding sequence ATGAACGAATCACTGGAGGAATTGCAGCAGCTGGCCGGCGAGTACGTGCTGGGCACCTTGCCGCTGGCGGCGCGCCTGCAAGTGGAGCGCCGCATGCAGGACGAGCCGCTGCTGCGCGCCGAAGTCGATGCATGGGAGCGCCGCCTGCTGCCGCTGACGGCGCTGGCCGAGCCGGTCGAACCGTCGCCGAAACTGTGGCCGCGCATCGTCGGCAATCTGCGTCCGCAAGCGGTGACCGATGCCGGCGGCTGGCGCCGCTGGTGGGACGATCTGCGGCTGTGGCGCTCGCTTGCGGGCCTGGCGATGGTCGCGACCTTCGTGTTGGCCAGCATCGTGCTGGTGCGTCCGGACCCGGCGCAGCCCGCCTATATGGTGGTGCTCGTGTCGCCGCAGGAACGCAACGCCGGCTATGTGGTGCAGGCCAGTCTGAACAATCAACTGACCTTGACGCCGCTCGAAGGCACGCCCGTGCCGAGCCAGAAATCGCTGCAGTTCTGGACCAAGGGAAAAAACTGGGGCAAGCCGGAGTCGTTGGGATTGGTGACGCCGAACCAGCCGCTGAAGGTAGCGCTGGGCAAGCTGCCGCAGGTCGAAGCCGGACAGCTGTTTGAAATCACCCTGGAGCCGGAAGCCGGTTCGCCGACCGGCCGTCCAACCGGTCCGATCCTGTACATCGGTAGGGCCGTGAAAGTGAAATCGACCGCGATGTAA
- a CDS encoding sigma-70 family RNA polymerase sigma factor — MPNAPDGFDYDAALHACAKGDQRALQRLYEQDGRHLLGVALRIVRRRDVAEDVLHDAFVSIWQKAASFDPQRGAARGWIFTVVRHQALNTLRSREREVYVEADTLDALQEDRTDTVAEQFELQASMGRLNDCLSHLDSAKRNSIVCAYVDGCSHSEIATRLNAPLGTVKAWLKRGLAALRECMG; from the coding sequence ATGCCGAACGCCCCGGACGGTTTTGACTACGACGCCGCGCTGCACGCCTGTGCCAAAGGCGACCAGCGTGCCTTGCAGCGCCTGTATGAACAGGACGGCCGCCATTTGTTGGGCGTGGCGCTGCGCATCGTGCGCCGCCGCGACGTGGCCGAGGACGTGCTGCACGACGCCTTCGTCAGCATCTGGCAGAAAGCCGCCAGCTTCGATCCGCAACGCGGCGCGGCGCGGGGCTGGATTTTTACCGTCGTGCGGCATCAGGCGCTCAACACGCTGCGTTCGCGCGAGCGGGAAGTGTATGTCGAGGCCGACACGCTCGACGCCTTGCAGGAAGACCGGACCGACACCGTGGCCGAACAATTTGAACTGCAAGCCAGCATGGGCCGCTTGAACGATTGCCTGAGCCATCTGGATAGCGCCAAGCGCAACAGCATCGTCTGCGCCTATGTCGACGGCTGCAGCCACAGCGAAATCGCGACGCGGCTGAACGCGCCGCTGGGCACGGTCAAGGCCTGGCTCAAGCGCGGCCTGGCCGCATTGCGGGAGTGCATGGGATGA
- a CDS encoding DUF3455 domain-containing protein, with the protein MQIQQSAAILAAAVLLSACASAPTFDQQALPAAVQVPAGNKVAMETVGAGDITYECKAKKDAAGQFEWTFVGPDAVLNDRSGMSVGKYFGPPATWQNNDGSKVTATQVAVAPAGAGNIPSQLVKANPAMGSGAMTGVTYIQRVATKGGVAPASACAAANLGAKETVKYQADYIFWKAA; encoded by the coding sequence ATGCAAATCCAACAATCCGCCGCCATCCTCGCCGCCGCCGTCCTGCTGTCCGCTTGCGCCAGCGCCCCGACCTTCGACCAACAGGCTTTGCCGGCCGCCGTACAGGTGCCAGCAGGTAATAAGGTTGCCATGGAAACGGTGGGCGCCGGCGATATCACCTACGAATGCAAGGCCAAGAAGGACGCCGCCGGCCAGTTCGAATGGACCTTCGTCGGCCCCGACGCCGTCCTGAACGACCGCAGCGGCATGAGCGTCGGCAAATACTTCGGCCCGCCGGCCACGTGGCAGAACAACGATGGCTCCAAGGTCACCGCCACCCAGGTCGCGGTCGCTCCGGCCGGCGCCGGCAATATTCCATCGCAACTGGTCAAGGCCAACCCGGCCATGGGCAGCGGCGCCATGACCGGCGTCACCTACATCCAGCGCGTCGCCACCAAGGGCGGCGTGGCGCCGGCCAGCGCTTGCGCCGCCGCCAACCTGGGCGCCAAGGAAACCGTGAAGTACCAGGCCGACTACATCTTCTGGAAAGCCGCGTAA
- a CDS encoding NUDIX domain-containing protein: MKPNGDVLLGQRPAGKPYDGYWEFPGGKVDPGETILEALKREFVEELGLTINSADEWCGVEYVYPHAHVRLHFYISRDWEGEPQSLEGQAFAWQGTVGVEPLLPATIPLLEWLDVVRAEQT, from the coding sequence ATGAAGCCGAATGGTGACGTGCTGCTGGGTCAGCGTCCGGCCGGCAAGCCGTACGACGGCTACTGGGAATTCCCCGGCGGCAAAGTCGATCCGGGCGAAACGATACTGGAGGCGCTCAAGCGCGAGTTCGTCGAAGAGCTGGGTCTCACGATCAACAGCGCCGACGAATGGTGCGGCGTCGAATACGTGTACCCGCACGCGCACGTGCGACTGCATTTCTACATCAGCCGCGATTGGGAAGGCGAGCCGCAAAGCCTGGAAGGGCAGGCGTTCGCGTGGCAGGGTACGGTGGGTGTCGAACCGCTGCTGCCGGCGACGATCCCGCTGCTCGAATGGCTCGACGTCGTCCGCGCCGAGCAAACTTAA
- a CDS encoding ATP-binding protein, translated as MATPLEQFLVRAEALLARVEAVLPQAPREPDWKLGFAFRWRKRSGGGASYLQAVAHVSPIALDDLQHIGPQKEQIEQNTRQFVQGRPANNVLLTGARGTGKSSLIKACLNQFGKDGLRLIEVDKADLAELPDIVDIVAGRPERFIIFCDDLSFEEGESGYKALKVALDGSISAQSDNVLIYATSNRRHLMPERMSDNTSYKHDEDGDLHPGETVEEKISLSERFGLWLSFYPFKQDDYLAIVGHWLSSLGCTEAQIEAARGDALRWALQRGSRSGRVAWQFAKDYAGKLPQDGQA; from the coding sequence ATGGCGACGCCCCTCGAACAATTCCTGGTGCGCGCCGAGGCTCTGCTGGCGCGCGTGGAGGCGGTGCTGCCGCAGGCGCCGCGTGAACCCGACTGGAAGCTGGGCTTCGCCTTCCGCTGGCGCAAGCGCAGCGGCGGCGGCGCCAGCTACCTGCAGGCGGTGGCGCACGTGTCGCCGATCGCGCTGGACGACTTGCAGCATATCGGCCCGCAGAAAGAGCAGATCGAGCAGAACACGCGCCAGTTCGTGCAAGGCAGGCCGGCCAACAACGTGCTCCTGACGGGCGCGCGCGGCACCGGCAAATCGTCGTTGATCAAGGCGTGCCTGAACCAGTTCGGCAAGGACGGCCTGCGGCTGATCGAAGTGGACAAGGCCGATCTGGCCGAGCTGCCGGACATCGTCGACATTGTCGCCGGACGGCCGGAGCGCTTCATCATCTTCTGCGACGACCTGTCGTTCGAAGAGGGCGAGAGCGGCTACAAGGCGCTGAAGGTGGCACTCGACGGCAGCATCTCGGCGCAGTCGGACAATGTGCTGATCTACGCCACCTCCAACCGCCGCCACCTGATGCCGGAGCGGATGTCGGACAACACCAGCTACAAGCATGACGAGGATGGCGACCTGCATCCCGGCGAAACGGTGGAGGAGAAGATCTCGCTGTCGGAGCGCTTCGGTCTGTGGCTGTCGTTCTACCCGTTCAAGCAGGATGACTACCTGGCCATCGTTGGCCACTGGTTGTCGTCGCTGGGCTGCACCGAGGCGCAGATCGAGGCGGCGCGCGGCGACGCCCTGCGCTGGGCCTTGCAGCGCGGATCGCGTTCGGGCCGGGTGGCGTGGCAGTTCGCCAAGGATTACGCCGGCAAGCTGCCGCAGGACGGGCAGGCATGA